The following DNA comes from Candidatus Methylomirabilis sp..
TGAGCACGCGGGCGCGGGGACCAGCCATGTTCTCGCCAGGCCCTCAGGCCGGTCCCGCCGGGACGCGCACCCGCGCGCGGAGAGCGCGGTAGTAGGCGTCGAGGGCCCCATCGAGGAGGAGCCGCCCCGCCGACCGGGCCAGGATGCCATAGACGGTCCCCCGGCGGATCTTCGCCACAGCCTCCGGGTCGAGGAGGTTCTCCGCCCGGGCCACCAGGGCCAACGTCCGGAGGCCGATGAGCAGGGGCCAGGCGCAGGCGAGACGCAGCCGCCACTCCCGCCGGGGGGCGGCCCGCGTGTAGGCCCAGCCTTCATCGTAATGTGCAAGGGTGACCTGGAGGAGATCCCCCAGGAGGGGGCGCAGCCTGGATAGGCTTCGGGGATCGAGCAAGTCGGTCGGCGTCAGGTCGTGGGCCGCCAACTCCTCCCGGGGAAGGTAACACCGCCCGATCCGGAGGTCCCGGGGGAGATCCCGCAGGATATTCGTCATCTGGAGCCCCTGGCCGAAACGGACGGCGCGCCGGCGCATCGCCGCGGCATCCCAGCCGGCCAGGGCCGGGCGGTGGGCCAGGTGCACGTCGGTCCAGAACTCCCCCGCGGACCCCGCCACCCAGTAGGTATACCGGTCAAGATCCGC
Coding sequences within:
- a CDS encoding phytoene/squalene synthase family protein; amino-acid sequence: MTDVPAATLRRLLKPVSRSFYLSLRILSRGVREPVGLAYLFARAADTIADTRLLPRADRLLHLEVLRDAFLSGAAASLARLPAALAPHQQSPAERTLLLRLPEAFATYQALPAGDRAAIRQVLLTITQGMRMDLSAFPGEREGRIVALETRADLDRYTYWVAGSAGEFWTDVHLAHRPALAGWDAAAMRRRAVRFGQGLQMTNILRDLPRDLRIGRCYLPREELAAHDLTPTDLLDPRSLSRLRPLLGDLLQVTLAHYDEGWAYTRAAPRREWRLRLACAWPLLIGLRTLALVARAENLLDPEAVAKIRRGTVYGILARSAGRLLLDGALDAYYRALRARVRVPAGPA